One Mya arenaria isolate MELC-2E11 chromosome 5, ASM2691426v1 genomic window carries:
- the LOC128235073 gene encoding uncharacterized protein LOC128235073, translated as MGARFAIFIYILIGGTFSVDAENETELSFPEQQIDGSVLIKIGDNMNSPFMKLVGHAFRNMERKIEKQMCKTCSEWSPWSLCSAVESATFGVRSRSRPCWYQQKDCVKSGRKTFENETALCEGFCSPGFNFTQGGLCLSLHVFKLDKHSAEQSCQKYGGHILNTDTEDRWNQAIAIAASENIDVLWVDGQRSQKGGEWSFIHGHDPETNGVTSKWLTGEPSNGSSELCRVIDFEQGGYTWCDRSCTSEYPFICEIRS; from the coding sequence ATGGGAGCCCGTTTCgccatttttatttacattttgatagGCGGAACCTTTTCAGTTGACGCCGAAAACGAAACCGAATTGTCTTTTCCTGAGCAACAAATTGACGGAAGTGTCCTGATAAAAATTGGAGATAATATGAACTCTCCTTTTATGAAACTTGTTGGACATGCATTTCGAAACATGGAAcgcaaaatagaaaaacaaatgtgcaaaaCGTGTAGTGAATGGTCACCGTGGTCTCTGTGTTCTGCAGTTGAATCGGCAACGTTCGGTGTTAGGAGCAGGTCACGACCATGCTGGTATCAACAGAAAGACTGTGTTAAGAGCGGTAGGAAAACCTTTGAAAATGAGACAGCGCTGTGTGAAGGATTTTGCTCACCAGGATTTAACTTTACCCAAGGTGGACTGTGCCTCAGCCTCCATGTGTTTAAACTTGACAAGCATTCAGCTGAACAGTCTTGCCAGAAGTACGGAGGTCATATCCTTAATACCGATACGGAAGATCGATGGAATCAGGCGATAGCAATAGCCGCTTCTGAAAACATCGACGTACTGTGGGTAGATGGACAAAGATCGCAGAAGGGAGGGGAATGGAGCTTTATTCACGGACACGATCCGGAAACGAATGGCGTGACCTCGAAATGGCTTACCGGTGAACCGTCCAATGGTTCGTCGGAACTCTGCAGAGTGATTGACTTTGAACAGGGTGGCTACACTTGGTGCGATAGAAGCTGCACCAGCGAGTACCCATTCATTTGTGAGATTAGATCCTAG